A window of Citrus sinensis cultivar Valencia sweet orange chromosome 7, DVS_A1.0, whole genome shotgun sequence contains these coding sequences:
- the LOC127898833 gene encoding zinc finger BED domain-containing protein RICESLEEPER 1-like: MSGHSRSNSISDDDNQSVQMEGTQKAKRKRPAMKKRSATWNHFTLLEDNPNKCKCNYCGRQYQCHSRRDGITNMRNHILACLAYKTFREQQEGSQQNLTTEGGEGNASNMVLAKGWSQDACRRAVTKMIIMGELPLSFVDNKGFRHFCSVAIPQFVMPSRRTVAHFIDSDWCLNRRIISFSVIEDHRGKMIGKKIVACLQDWGIERFFAITVDNASTNDVAVNYVTMQLLAWRNDDAIVLAGQYMHVRCCAHILNLIVVSGLNELHASVAAIQNAVKYVRSSTTRLQAFKQCAQQVKCPNGTVVLDCPTRWNSTYLMLMTALKFQAAFDRMAEVDKSYEAYFLEKESNVKRVGPPGPEDWESVVRIVKFLKVFYDATLLFSASLSVTSNLYYDTIGLIESSLTALEGSRDTWVVAMAYQMREKFDKYWESSGKINKMLIVASILDPRAKMDFAKHIFEIIFANDGWKVEEMTKAVKDLLNEIYDTYSAMCSSSTPSMCSESVPSGSYGGTSYSPYFTTDVGLPKGPSGDGDDIFRVSRPFFGYAQKVFVQNEGKRVVFEVERYLSDLVEDPSNLKLNVLLWWKVNGSKYPILEKIARDVLAVPISTVASESAFSTGRRVIDEYRSSLTPCMVEALICTENWLQAKLFANLVYNL, from the exons ATGTCTGGACACTCAAGATCGAATTCAATAAGTGATGATGACAATCAAAGTGTTCAAATGGAAGGAACTCAAAAGGCAAAGCGGAAAAGACCAGCGATGAAGAAAAGATCTGCGACGTGGAATCATTTTACTTTGCTCGAGGACAATCCAAACAAATGCAAGTGCAACTATTGTGGTAGACAATATCAATGTCATTCAAGGCGTGATGGGATTACAAATATGAGAAATCATATACTGGCTTGCCTTGCATACAAGACATTCCGGGAACAACAAGAAGGAAGTCAACAAAACTTGACAACTGAGGGTGGGGAAGGAAATGCAAGTAATATGGTTTTGGCTAAAGGGTGGAGTCAAGACGCTTGTAGAAGGGCAGTCACCAAAATGATCATTATGGGTGAGTTGCCACTTAGTTTTGTGGATAACAAAGGGTTCAGGCATTTCTGTAGTGTAGCCATTCCACAGTTTGTTATGCCATCTCGGAGAACTGTTG ctcattttattgatagtgaCTGGTGTTTGAACAGAAGGATTATTAGTTTCAGTGTCATTGAAGATCATAGAGGGAAAATGATCGGTAAAAAGATTGTAGCTTGTTTACAAGATTGGGGGATAGAGAGATTTTTTGCAATAACTGTTGATAATGCCAGTACAAATGATGTTGCTGTTAATTATGTGACTATGCAATTACTTGCTTGGAGGAATGATGATGCAATTGTATTGGCGGGTCAGTATATGCATGTGCGTTGTTGTGCACATATTTTGAACTTGATTGTTGTTTCGGGGTTAAATGAATTGCATGCTAGTGTTGCCGCCATCCAGAATGCTGTGAAGTATGTGAGATCCTCCACAACGAGGCTACAAGCATTTAAACAGTGTGCTCAACAAGTGAAATGTCCAAATGGAACGGTTGTTTTGGATTGTCCTActaggtggaattccacctatTTAATGTTGATGACTGCGTTGAAGTTTCAAGCAGCATTTGATAGAATGGCAGAGGTGGATAAATCGTATGAGGCATATTTTCTCGAGAAAGAAAGTAACGTTAAGAGGGTGGGCCCGCCTGGACCTGAGGATTGGGAGAGTGTAGTGCGAATTGTGAAGTTTTTGAAGGTATTTTATGATGCCACATTGTTATTTTCTGCTTCTTTGAGTGTGACTTCTAATCTTTATTATGATACCATTGGTTTAATTGAGAGCTCATTGACTGCATTAGAGGGAAGTAGAGATACTTGGGTGGTGGCTATGGCGTATCAAATGAGggaaaaatttgataaatactgGGAGTCTTCAgggaagataaataaaatgttgattGTTGCCTCTATTCTTGATCCACGAGCTAAAATGGATTTTGCCAAACATATTTTTGAGATCATTTTTGCCAATGATGGTTGGAAAGTTGAAGAAATGACCAAAGCAGTGAAAGATTTGTTGAATGAGATTTATGATACATATAGTGCAATGTGCTCTAGTTCCACACCATCGATGTGTAGTGAGAGTGTTCCTAGCGGCAGCTATGGTGGTACAAGTTATTCTCCTTATTTTACAACTGATGTTGGTTTGCCGAAGGGTCCTAGTGGTGATGGTGATGACATTTTCCGAGTTTCTCGCCCTTTCTTTGGGTATGCTCAGAAAGTGTTTGTTCAGAATGAGGGCAAGAGAGTAGTATTTGAGGTGGAACGATATTTGAGTGACCTAGTTGAAGATCCGAGCAATCTTAAGCTCAATGTTTTGCTTTGGTGGAAGGTTAATGGATCGAAGTATCCGATATTAGAGAAAATTGCAAGGGATGTCCTCGCTGTTCCTATTTCCACAGTGGCATCTGAATCTGCCTTTAGCACAGGGCGTCGCGTCATTGACGAATATCGGAGTTCTTTGACCCCTTGTATGGTTGAGGCATTGATATGTACCGAAAATTGGTTACAAGCTAAACTTTTTGCTAATCTTGTCTACAACCTTTAG